ACCACCACGAAGATTTAGAGAGCATtgagaattgggtattccaaattggtgagaaaaaaattaaataaaagaaagaataaactataaaaaaaataaaaatgcaaaaaaaggaCACCGTTGTAAGATGTGGAAACCAAAGATTAAACTATCACCAATCAAAATGAAAAACTAATTTTGAGAGACAGTATAGATTTAACTCAGTTCAGATGTACTCCCTAGTGTTTCATACATATTGTCTAAACAGTGAAATATTTTTCACTATTATGTCAATGCATGTTAAAtgcacataaaaagaaaatatgactaTTCACGGACTTCATGTCTTAAATgctataacaaataataaaacaatatgacCTGAATAAAACCTGATCTGGAAATCTTATCATATGACTAACAATAAAGCTATTTATCAAGGGTTCATAATATGTGCAATACAACAATTGAGGTTATCAAATAAGCTTCACTTCCTCTTACAGTCTTAAATGAGTCGCTCAGACTCAAGGGCAGACTCACTCTGGTGCTTTGACCAACAGTTTCTGGATGAAGTCGACAGCCAGTTCAGAGACCCTGGAGAAGGCCTCACTGCTGTAGTCCACATTCACCTGGGATACGTTTAGGAAGGTCTCCTGTTTATCATCGCCGGCGAAGGGAGACTCTCCTGTCACCAGCATGTAGGCTATCACACCCACGCTCCTAACGTCaatggacacacaaacacacagtttaaAAAGTGACATCATCTTTGGCACAGGAAGATAAAAAGGCAATGACGTATATGATAACAAACATGgaatatctttcattagaagtaaCTGTTTTGCATGTAGTCAACTTATTCACTTCAAATCGGTTTTGTTATACAACAAAACAATGGTAAAGTGTTGAGGGTGAGGTAATCTTATTTTTGTCTTGGGCTACATAAAGCCTCCAAACAttttgatgttgatgttttgATGGAGCCATGGCAACAATATTCAAAATAGACTTACCAAAGGTCTGTTGCCGTTGTGATTGGCTCATAGTTTAGGATCTCAGGGGCTGGATAGGatttaaacaaatacataatcATCAGCTTTATAGAAGGTGAACTCTTCTGCTGTGATGATGCCCGTAACACGTTTTGAAGATGAATGGGTCACGGCATAAACCTTACCTACATACTCAGGGGTGCCCAGAATTTCTCTGAGTTCTCCAGCTGAACCCAACCTGCGGGCCAGTCCAAAATCAACAATCTTTATATCCCCCAATGGGCTCAGACCGGTGAGGAGAATGTTCTGGGGCTAAAGGGATAAGGAGAGAGAAAAATTATACAATTATGATGAGATAGTTCTACAGAAGAGAGGTATAATCTCTTTAATTTAATCAGAGCCAGAACATAATTAAAGACAAATCCACGGGTTTTAaattcagtcgacagcatttatgggaaaattttgattaccacaaaaaacaaatTTGACTCATCCATTCACTTCCGTTTTAAGTAcgtcactgtaacccagatttgtgctttttttaaacaaaaaggggccagtcaaattacatttttgtggtaatcaatatcatgccacaaatactgtcgattgaacttaacttgcgtTAAAAAGCGTTAAAAACAGCAGTCTTTCTGACCTTTAAGTCCAGGTGGACCACACTGCTCTGGTGTAGTAGATGAATTCCCTCTAGCGTCTGTCTGATCAGACGAGTGATCTGACCCTCGGGCAGCAGTTCCTCTGACATGCAGTGATCAAATATCTCACCACCCGCCGCACTGATAAAGACATGTAGAATTATTCATAGTAGTGAAATAAGTGTAACAATTCACAACGCGccccacattatagtgaccacgaggaggttaccccatgtgactctaccctccctagcaaccgagacaatttggttgcttaggagacctggctggagtcactcagcacgccctggattcgaacttgcgactccaggagtggtagtcagacTCTTTACtcgctgatctacccaggccACCTTAGTACTGAAATCATTAAGAATGAGCAACAATCATTAGTTGGTGTATCTCAACTCAACACTTACTATTCTAGCAGTAAAACGATCTCATGATCGGTCTCATACACAGCGTGAAGGTTCACCACACGAGGGTTGTTCTTTGCTGCCTCTAAAACAGCGATCTCATGAACGACCTCAGCTCTGCAGTCACGACCTCGTCGCCGCTTCTTGATGAACTTTGCAGCCAAGACTTTCCCTGTGGACTTTTCCACACACCTCTTCACTACTGCAAACTTCCCCCTAAGGGAgacaaagagagaggaaaaagaggTAGAGAAAGAAGGACAGAGAGATGGTCATGAGTAGTGgttgactgatatgggttttttaatggccgatgccgatatccagagcaCAGGGTGGCCGATATATCACActatttaataaagtaaataaaaacataaaattggtattaaataaataaaaacgtatgtagcactatatttacacaatttcacacaaaactaaaaaatattgtattttaaatggtagatggcATTTTCTTCAGATTTCAATTTAGTCattacattttagaaatgtatttgcacatgaagaaattgttcatatattagttaggaagaaggaaataacacaGTACACACAATAGTCCAGCAACCACGGATGGCATGTCCATATTAGCAATCGCATGTTTTAAGGAAGATATTAGAGCGCTCGACGGGACGAAAACGCTGGTTCAGGAATAACATCTTATCTGTaggatatctgcatatttgcaaatggtaaATAATAGAAGttatattgatatttgccttttatcattagaaaatagagttaaaagtgacagggaactgctgaAGAGAGGCTGACAGAATACGTGCTTAGAGGTAAATGAATGAGCGCTCCaaagttggtttattacatctgtttaaatgagatatgccaTATCTGCAGACGTatgtgatattagttttattgatatttgtctttatcattagacaagacagttaaaagttacagggaactgttgaggagagagagggagaatgaagcAGGTGAACactaacattatgagctcaaattcgtctgccgtggctctgatatgcggaccatttaaatgagactctgttgcacaccggtctattattgtagtaacacgatggtacgtaacaacaaaacgaactgtgactggttgtttacatgtctcagtcccttcacatgcaagcaggcgattttcaGCACCCTGAATCGGACAAAAGGGTAAATTTATCGGCCGATGccgataattaaaaaaagttgctATATATCGTTGACCACTAGTCATGACTGTGACGGAGACAAATGTGACAATAGGGAATTTTGAGGAATAAAATGCGTATTTATACAACTGTTGGTTCTAGTCCTTGAATTTAATTGGCCAGGTGGCAtgccaagagtgctgatattcagAATAACAGCACTGTGATGCTTCACTATTTGTATCACTTCGCTTCTGTGTTCACTGCTTTCCAAATAGTGGTGGGGATTGTGATTAATCGTTCATTTTGATTTTGTTCATTAATTTGTTCAGAGGCCATTCCTGCAGATTATGTGGCAACAAATGAGTGAATTTTATGTTATGAGTgagttatcatttactcaccctcaggccattccagatgtgtatgacttgctttgttctgctgaactcaaattaagatttttagaagaatagctcagctctgtaggtccatacaatggggGTGCattgtgaccagaaatttgaagctctaaaaatcacataaaggtaccATACACGTAAACTATACGACTCCAGTATTTAATATAaagcatgtcttctgaagtgatccaatctaTTTTGGGGAga
The Xyrauchen texanus isolate HMW12.3.18 chromosome 14, RBS_HiC_50CHRs, whole genome shotgun sequence genome window above contains:
- the LOC127654805 gene encoding serine/threonine-protein kinase 17B-like produces the protein MMARRRLDSRSGSTVLLSEIHTQIHTDPLDAVFDMSNELGRGKFAVVKRCVEKSTGKVLAAKFIKKRRRGRDCRAEVVHEIAVLEAAKNNPRVVNLHAVYETDHEIVLLLEYAAGGEIFDHCMSEELLPEGQITRLIRQTLEGIHLLHQSSVVHLDLKPQNILLTGLSPLGDIKIVDFGLARRLGSAGELREILGTPEYVAPEILNYEPITTATDLWSVGVIAYMLVTGESPFAGDDKQETFLNVSQVNVDYSSEAFSRVSELAVDFIQKLLVKAPEDRPSAADCMTHPWLWLPCTGSDLIPVTSRTPRERSFGGKWSAPPEDPEDKENIEESPHAKRFRFEEDTSATWDGEHIC